A genomic segment from Aegilops tauschii subsp. strangulata cultivar AL8/78 chromosome 1, Aet v6.0, whole genome shotgun sequence encodes:
- the LOC141040010 gene encoding tyrosine decarboxylase-like, translated as MAPPAQCLDTVTGATGQNGTVPVIGHTPEKKMQCPNLLDADEFRRQGHQVIDFIAEYYGGMGDYPVHPSVTPGFLRNLLPSEAPSRPEPDAFSSALKDVRDIILPGMTHWQSPRHFAHFPASSSTVGALGEALTAGINVVPFTWAASPAAAELEMVVVDWLGKALHLPESLLFAGGGGGTILGTSCEAILCTLVAARDRKLAEIGESRICDLVVYCSDQTHFAFRKAARIAGIKRDHCRAIHTCHGDMFALSPTELQAAMQADVDAGLVPLFLCATIGTTQTIAVDPIGELCAVTAPHGVWVHVDAAYAGSALVCPEFTYVIDGVEAVDSFSMNAHKWLLTNNDCCAMWVKKPSALVAALGTEQEYILKDAASEGHDVVDYKDWNMTLTRRFRALKMWLVLRCYGIQGLRDHIRSHVRMAEAFEEMVRADERFEVVTDRTFALVCFRLRPQDKFGGEKTANDLNRGLLEEVNAVTSGPYMSAANVGGMFMLRCAVGSTLTEEHHVDDAWKVVQDRASVILRKMEIIYTSK; from the coding sequence ATGGCCCCACCTGCGCAATGCTTGGACACGGTCACCGGTGCAACCGGCCAGAATGGCACCGTGCCAGTGATAGGGCACACGCCGGAGAAGAAGATGCAATGCCCCAACCTGCTTGACGCCGACGAGTTCCGGCGCCAGGGTCACCAGGTAATCGACTTCATAGCCGAGTACTATGGCGGCATGGGTGACTACCCCGTGCACCCCAGCGTCACCCCCGGCTTCCTCCGCAACCTGCTTCCCTCGGAGGCGCCGTCCCGTCCGGAGCCGGACGCGTTCAGCTCCGCGCTCAAGGACGTCCGCGACATCATCCTCCCAGGCATGACGCACTGGCAGAGCCCCCGCCACTTCGCGCACTTCCCGGCGtcgagcagcaccgttggcgccCTCGGGGAGGCGCTCACCGCGGGCATCAACGTGGTCCCCTTCACGTGGGCCGCTTCGCCGGCCGCCGCTGAGCTCgagatggtggtggtggattggCTCGGCAAGGCACTGCACCTTCCGGAGAGCCTCCTCTTCGCCGGAGGCGGAGGGGGCACGATTCTTGGCACCTCGTGCGAGGCCATACTCTGCACTCTCGTCGCTGCAAGGGACCGGAAGCTCGCTGAGATCGGCGAGAGCAGGATCTGCGACCTCGTCGTCTACTGCTCGGACCAGACCCACTTCGCCTTCCGCAAGGCAGCACGCATTGCCGGCATCAAGCGTGACCACTGCCGCGCGATACACACGTGCCACGGGGACATGTTCGCGCTGTCGCCCACAGAACTGCAGGCCGCCATGCAGGCCGACGTGGATGCCGGGCTTGTGCCCCTGTTCTTGTGCGCCACGATCGGGACGACCCAGACCATTGCCGTCGACCCCATCGGCGAGCTCTGCGCCGTGACTGCGCCGCACGGAGTGTGGGTCCACGTGGACGCGGCATACGCCGGCTCCGCGCTGGTCTGCCCGGAGTTCACCTACGTGATAGACGGCGTGGAGGCCGTGGACTCGTTCAGCATGAACGCCCACAAGTGGCTCCTCACCAACAACGACTGCTGCGCCATGTGGGTGAAGAAGCCGAGCGCACTGGTGGCGGCGCTCGGGACCGAGCAGGAGTACATCCTCAAGGACGCCGCGTCGGAGGGCCACGACGTGGTGGACtacaaggactggaacatgacgcTGACACGCCGGTTCCGCGCGCTCAAGATGTGGCTCGTGCTCCGCTGCTACGGCATCCAGGGCCTGCGCGACCACATCCGCTCCCACGTGCGCATGGCTGAGGCGTTCGAGGAAATGGTGAGAGCTGACGAGAGGTTTGAGGTTGTGACTGACAGGACGTTCGCGCTGGTGTGCTTCCGGCTTCGCCCGCAGGACAAGTTCGGCGGTGAGAAGACGGCCAACGACCTCAACCGAGGCCTCCTGGAGGAGGTGAACGCGGTCACGTCCGGCCCCTACATGAGCGCCGCAAACGTAGGCGGTATGTTCATGCTAAGGTGTGCCGTGGGGAGCACGCTCACGGAGGAGCACCATGTCGACGATGCATGGAAGGTTGTGCAGGATCGGGCCTCGGTGATCCTTCGTAAGATGGAGATCATCTACACCTCTAAGTAA